The Punica granatum isolate Tunisia-2019 chromosome 4, ASM765513v2, whole genome shotgun sequence genome has a window encoding:
- the LOC116204000 gene encoding G-type lectin S-receptor-like serine/threonine-protein kinase At4g27290, whose amino-acid sequence MVLKYDNSESYLWQSFNHPADTMLAGMKIGWDFKLGIERQLTSWKSAEDPSLGQFSYRMDPRGPQPKMLEGNITRYRGFPHFSAFSSIRTYFESIISLIIVYNTQETYGTYYLRDQGTLSRLLVNYTGKVQQYMWNNQTLDWMLLYELPSDACDEYSKCGPNAVCVVANTVRTCKCLPGYVSKLARDSNTPNLLYSGGYVRKSPFNCSVSEGFKLVRPVKLPELSQFEMNSCMSINECEKMCLMNCTCTAYSRTGDSSDRTGCQFWFGDLLDIRELIKGDFYRNELFIRL is encoded by the exons ATGGTTTTGAAATATGATAACTCGGAAAGTTATCTCTGGCAGAGTTTCAATCATCCTGCCGATACGATGTTGGCGGGAATGAAAATTGGTTGGGACTTTAAGCTCGGGATAGAGCGGCAACTTACGTCATGGAAGAGTGCAGAGGATCCTTCTCTTGGGCAGTTCTCTTACAGAATGGATCCCCGGGGACCGCAGCCTAAGATGCTTGAGGGCAACATCACACg GTACAGGGGCTTTCCTCATTTTAGCGCTTTCAGCAGTATCCGGACATATTTCGAGTCAATCATCAGCCTGATAATTGTATATAATACTCAGGAAACTTACGGCACATATTATCTCCGTGACCAAGGCACCTTGTCAAGGTTACTTGTAAATTACACAGGCAAGGTCCAACAATACATGTGGAACAACCAAACACTCGATTGGATGCTTTTATATGAGTTACCAAGCGATGCATGTGATGAGTATTCAAAATGTGGTCCTAACGCGGTCTGTGTCGTAGCGAATACAGTTCGAACTTGCAAATGCCTTCCTGGCTATGTATCCAAATTAGCTCGGGACTCAAACACGCCCAACCTATTGTACTCGGGCGGCTATGTAAGGAAAAGCCCCTTCAATTGTTCGGTTTCTGAAGGTTTTAAACTGGTGAGGCCAGTTAAGTTGCCCGAACTCTCGCAGTTTGAGATGAATAGTTGCATGAGCATTAATGAATGCGAGAAGATGTGCTTGATGAATTGTACATGCACTGCTTATTCACGTACTGGGGACAGCAGCGACAGGACCGGCTGTCAGTTCTGGTTTGGAGATCTTCTTGACATACGGGAACTTATTAAAGGTGATTTTTACCGGAATGAACTTTTCATTAGGTTGtag
- the LOC116204299 gene encoding S-locus-specific glycoprotein S13-like encodes MDQLNPSQPMTEGDTLISAGGKFQLGFFSMDNPRIQLGFFGMNNTRNRYLEHQMTFLVCSTVFWSLLTSLPILAFCASMDQPNPSQPMNEGDTLISAGGKFQLGFFSTDNSRIQLGFFSMDNTRDRYLGIWFYNIPSRTIVWVANRDKPLDGSPGLLKIEHGNLVIQDNSGKVIWLSNILNLSSSSINTKLMDFGNLVLIYDNSESYLWQSFDHPSDTMLAGMKIGWDFKFRMEQQLTSWKSALDPFSRQFSYRMDSHGLPAC; translated from the coding sequence ATGGATCAACTGAACCCGTCCCAACCAATGACTGAGGGTGACACATTAATCTCTGCCGGAGGAAAGTTCCAGTTAGGATTCTTCAGTATGGACAACCCAAGGATCCAGCTAGGATTCTTCGGTATGAACAACACAAGGAACCGTTATCTTGAACATCAAATGACATTTCTTGTGTGTTCCACTGTATTCTGGTCACTTCTAACTTCATTACCGATCCTAGCTTTTTGTGCATCCATGGATCAACCGAACCCGTCCCAACCGATGAATGAGGGTGACACATTAATCTCTGCCGGAGGAAAGTTCCAGTTAGGATTCTTCAGTACGGACAACTCAAGGATCCAGCTAGGATTCTTCAGTATGGACAACACAAGGGACCGTTATCTGGGGATTTGGTTCTATAATATTCCAAGTAGAACGATTGTTTGGGTTGCAAATAGAGATAAACCCCTCGATGGCTCGCCAGGTCTTTTGAAGATTGAGCATGGAAATCTTGTCATCCAAGATAACTCCGGAAAAGTAATTTGGTTGTCAAATATTCTGAATCTATCCTCGAGCAGTATCAACACAAAGCTCATGGATTTTGGGAACTTGGTTTTGATATACGATAACTCGGAAAGTTATCTTTGGCAGAGTTTTGATCATCCTAGCGATACAATGTTGGCGGGAATGAAAATTGGTTGGGACTTTAAGTTCAGGATGGAGCAGCAACTTACATCATGGAAGAGTGCACTGGATCCTTTTTCAAGACAGTTCTCTTACAGAATGGACTCTCATGGATTGCCCGCATGCTAA